DNA from Nitrospira sp.:
CTGATGCATCGCCAGAAACGGGTCCGGCATCAAGCCGCGCTGGAACATACGCTCACCGCGGCGCTCGCGATGCTGCTGACAGGCCTTGCCGCATTCTTCGTGCTGGCGCAGATCGATAGCACGCATCTAGGCGTGGGGATCGGGAGTCTGACTCTCGTGGTGATTTATGTGCTGGGGATGCGGCTGATCTTTCGGCAGGAGGATATGAAGCGGCGCCAGCGCGAACAGGAGACGCTCGTGGAAGGGATTGCGGAGAAAGCCGATGCCGGGACCGCCCAACGCGGCGATGTGCGGCGCGCGGTCGCTGGGTTTTCAGCTGCCGCGCTCGTTCTGCTTGTGACCGCTCCGTTTCTGGCTGGTTCAGCAAAGGAGATCGCCGAGCATTCAGGCATTAGCGCCACGTTCATCGGCGCCTCTTTGGGAGGTATCGCCACGTCGCTGCCGGAATTGGTGACCTCAATCGCGGCAGTCCGCTTAGGCGCGTTCGATCTCGCCGTGGGAAATCTCTTTGGCAGCACGCGTTCAATATGGCCGCCTTCTTCTTTGTCGATGTGGCCTATCCCGGAGGAGCGTTGCTCGGTACTGTGACGTCGGCGCATGCGTTGACGGCGCTGTGGTCTATCCTGATGATGAACATTGGTCTCATGGGGATCATCTATCGTGCTGAGAAACGGTTTATGTTGATCGAACCGGGCAGCCTGTTGATGATCGTCAGTTATGTGCTGGGTTTGTGGCTGCTGTTTCGGTGAAGTTCTGAGGGGGAATGGAATTGCCGAAGGATGCGCCGGCTGTGAAGTTGTGGCACTCAATGCCGGCCAATGCGCTGGCGCTGGATCTGCGCACGAACCTCGAAGTCGGACTCAGTGCCGACGAAGCAAGCCGCCGACAAGAGCGCGAGGAGTTCTGATCGGAGGGATAGGCAATAGGATGTATTTCGCCACGGTGGTCATATGGGAGGATGACCCGAAATGCCTCAACTCAAATGGGAAGAGAGATTCCTGTTCTTGCGGGCATTCTTGCGGACAGGTGTGTGTAAGCTCTCAGAATCGCATGTGGCTCGAAGCAGTTTCGTTCCAGTTCTTTCTGGCATCGCTGATGCCTGTCAAATATAGGTGAGGCGGTGGCGGCTTGACGTGATCGCTATGGTTGGTAGAAACTACTTGTATTGAAATCAGCGGCGCTGGTCGGTGAGGAGTGTCGTCGATCCCATGATTCCACGAATCCACATACAGTACGTTACACTGGTGCTGTTTTTCGCCTTCTGTCAGGTGATCGGAGCGACATGTGTCTTGCCTGATCTGTCGTTGGCAGGGGAAGCCACGATCTTGGTGGAAGAGCACATGGCCTGTCCGATGGAGGGAGCCACCATGTGCCCACCGTCACTCATCGCATCTCCCGAGCGTCACACGAAGGATAGCATGGTTCCGGATGGTGATCATGCGCCGATCTCGCTCAGCTCAGCTGCCAGGCTCACCGTTCACTCAGCCCCAACGTTGTGGTCCTGGAGCAGCGTGTTGTGTATTGTCCCCATCTCCATCGGTTCTTCCTCGGTCCTCCGAATCTGATTCCACACCTCCAGTCCTTTCGCTCGCTGTTCGACTGCTTGGGTTGAGCGAGTGATGCCCCCTTTCGTTCTTCAATGCCATCTGGAGGTGCTGCCATGAAACGATCATTTGTTCATATCCCGTCGTGGATTTTCGCTGCCCTCACCCTCTGTGTTTTGGGCCTCACCCCACTGAGTGCCAGCGGCGCGCAAGAGATGGGTGGTGCCATGCGCCAGGAGAGCGCTGTCCACACGGGACCCGGTGATGATCGAATTAATCTCCAGAGTCTCATCGAAGAACTGGTCGC
Protein-coding regions in this window:
- a CDS encoding cation-transporting P-type ATPase, encoding MELPKDAPAVKLWHSMPANALALDLRTNLEVGLSADEASRRQEREEF